In Acholeplasma equirhinis, the following proteins share a genomic window:
- a CDS encoding mechanosensitive ion channel family protein, protein MDLLRTFLQDWLNSIIGDAAVADLFVKLLMITAWVLIAYIAHFISKFILYKLKRSNKKVLVKRQKTIAALVVSLTKYAFWFVIVMMILLELGIDLAPVLASAGILGFAVGFGAQELIKDLISGFFIIFEQSFNVGDVIQIGDFKGTVLEVGIRKTKLMNWKNEVRLINNGDIRVITQFSMDDSVGVVEFQVSPYTDLSIFYSEAFVELLEGYQNKPFVTEAPKFIGVVDNAINSLTLRVSFKTQNNKQTALERELKRDILMFLNKSRES, encoded by the coding sequence ATGGATCTATTAAGAACTTTTCTACAAGATTGGTTAAATTCAATTATAGGTGATGCAGCAGTTGCTGACCTATTCGTTAAACTACTTATGATCACAGCATGGGTACTCATTGCATACATTGCACATTTTATATCTAAGTTTATCCTTTATAAACTTAAACGTTCAAACAAGAAAGTACTTGTTAAACGTCAAAAAACAATTGCTGCACTTGTTGTATCATTAACTAAGTATGCATTTTGGTTTGTGATTGTGATGATGATCTTACTTGAACTTGGTATTGATTTAGCACCTGTGCTTGCATCTGCAGGTATCTTAGGGTTTGCAGTTGGTTTTGGTGCTCAAGAATTAATCAAAGACTTAATATCAGGTTTCTTCATTATTTTTGAACAATCATTTAACGTTGGTGATGTCATCCAAATTGGTGACTTTAAAGGTACAGTTCTTGAAGTTGGTATTAGAAAAACTAAATTGATGAACTGGAAAAATGAAGTGAGATTGATTAATAATGGTGACATTAGAGTCATAACACAATTTAGTATGGATGACTCAGTAGGTGTTGTAGAGTTTCAAGTATCTCCTTATACAGATCTTTCTATCTTCTATAGTGAAGCATTTGTTGAACTCTTAGAAGGTTATCAAAATAAACCATTCGTTACTGAAGCACCTAAATTTATCGGTGTTGTTGATAATGCGATTAACAGTTTAACTTTACGTGTATCATTTAAAACACAAAATAATAAACAAACTGCATTAGAACGTGAACTTAAACGCGATATTCTAATGTTCTTAAACAAATCTAGAGAATCTTAA
- a CDS encoding MetQ/NlpA family ABC transporter substrate-binding protein, translating into MKKLWIFVSLLSIWALSGCQQGADTLKIGVNFYPMPQIVELIEADLLADGIKVEMVNMDYNLLNTPLNNKEIDGNLIQHQYFMQFFNNANNANLVVAQPVYHSIFSLYSAVYEVDSENNINVEDGETVYLPEDVVNLPRALLLLQSAGLITLKEGKTVTATLDDIESNPKNLKFELKSLLLTAHAYNDAGRRLAVMYPSYAKTAIDLGDDSEFLFKEPLNELTATYAISFVTREDNRQDPRIVKFIEHLTSPKVKQWILDNYGWAAIPAFE; encoded by the coding sequence ATGAAAAAATTATGGATATTCGTTAGTTTATTATCAATCTGGGCATTATCTGGATGTCAACAAGGTGCTGACACACTAAAAATTGGTGTCAACTTCTATCCAATGCCACAAATTGTTGAGTTAATTGAGGCTGATCTTTTAGCAGATGGAATTAAAGTTGAAATGGTAAATATGGACTATAATCTATTAAATACACCGTTAAACAATAAAGAAATTGATGGTAACTTGATTCAACATCAATACTTTATGCAATTCTTCAATAATGCAAACAACGCTAATTTAGTAGTTGCACAACCTGTTTATCACTCTATCTTCTCTTTATATAGTGCTGTATATGAAGTTGATAGTGAAAATAATATAAATGTTGAAGATGGTGAAACAGTTTATCTTCCTGAGGATGTTGTAAACCTTCCTCGTGCACTCTTACTTTTACAAAGTGCTGGTTTAATCACTTTAAAAGAAGGTAAAACCGTTACTGCTACATTAGATGATATTGAATCTAATCCTAAAAACTTAAAATTTGAATTAAAATCATTGTTATTAACAGCTCATGCATACAATGATGCAGGACGCAGATTAGCTGTTATGTATCCAAGCTATGCAAAAACTGCAATCGATCTTGGTGATGATTCTGAATTCTTATTTAAAGAACCATTAAATGAATTAACTGCTACTTATGCAATTTCATTTGTTACACGTGAAGATAACAGACAAGACCCAAGAATCGTTAAGTTTATTGAACACCTAACAAGTCCAAAAGTTAAACAATGGATTCTTGACAACTACGGTTGGGCTGCAATTCCAGCATTCGAATAA
- a CDS encoding ABC transporter permease subunit: MFNLLLSPVDTQRVIDATIDTIVLLLVSGIISLVLGTITGFILALYGKNRPHEKKWVAYTLSVLVSVIRSIPFILLMVIIVPISFRMFGTSIGFIPSIISLSIIGFATVSRQVEQAIADINPQIYDLSKSLGANQFQLFRHFIYVEAKAGLILGYTTSLISLLAYSTVVFIVGGGGLGYTAIQLGYYTPNGQEIMWVSTIIMIIMVQIIQILGSMLARYLDKKKRN, translated from the coding sequence ATGTTTAATCTATTATTATCCCCAGTTGACACACAAAGAGTCATAGATGCAACAATTGACACAATAGTATTACTTTTAGTAAGTGGTATCATTTCACTCGTTCTTGGTACAATCACAGGATTTATTCTTGCACTTTATGGTAAGAATCGACCTCATGAAAAGAAATGGGTTGCATATACACTATCAGTGTTAGTGAGCGTCATTAGATCAATTCCTTTCATATTATTAATGGTAATTATTGTTCCAATTAGTTTTAGAATGTTTGGAACCTCAATTGGATTCATTCCTTCAATCATTTCATTATCGATTATCGGGTTTGCGACGGTTTCAAGACAAGTTGAACAAGCAATTGCCGATATCAATCCACAAATTTATGATTTATCTAAATCTTTAGGTGCAAACCAATTCCAATTATTTAGACATTTCATTTATGTTGAAGCTAAAGCAGGATTAATTTTAGGGTATACGACTTCTTTAATTAGTTTACTTGCCTATTCAACAGTTGTCTTCATTGTAGGTGGTGGTGGTCTTGGATATACTGCTATCCAACTCGGTTATTACACACCTAATGGACAAGAAATTATGTGGGTATCTACAATTATTATGATTATTATGGTACAAATCATCCAAATTTTAGGTAGCATGCTTGCACGTTACCTCGACAAAAAGAAAAGGAATTAA
- a CDS encoding ATP-binding cassette domain-containing protein, with product MIKLEGITKTFISKKETLHALADVSFYVKPGEIFGIVGKSGVGKSTLLKILSLQSKPDFGEISFFDEKVNFKDHKRIKSLIRETSYIYQNFSLLYNLSTLENVALPLKLLGVPKKERLEKAAELLKFVGLESKKDSYPITLSGGEAQRVSIARALITEPKILFCDEPTSSLDEETAYEILKLIKNVHDEFKPTIIFVSHQIEMVKFICDRVLLLEGGKIKRLEEIKKANNLEFNYEKKIWGDSNV from the coding sequence ATGATTAAACTAGAAGGTATCACGAAAACTTTCATATCAAAAAAAGAGACCCTACATGCCCTAGCGGATGTATCTTTTTATGTTAAGCCCGGAGAAATCTTTGGAATCGTTGGTAAAAGTGGTGTTGGTAAATCAACATTATTAAAGATTTTGTCACTTCAATCAAAGCCTGATTTTGGTGAAATAAGTTTCTTCGATGAAAAAGTAAACTTCAAAGATCATAAACGTATAAAGTCATTAATCAGAGAAACTTCTTATATTTATCAAAATTTCTCTTTACTTTATAACCTTTCTACTTTAGAAAATGTAGCATTACCTTTAAAGTTACTTGGTGTTCCTAAAAAAGAAAGACTTGAAAAAGCAGCTGAACTTTTAAAATTTGTTGGACTTGAGTCAAAAAAAGATAGTTATCCGATAACTTTATCTGGCGGTGAAGCTCAAAGAGTAAGTATTGCAAGAGCACTGATTACTGAACCTAAGATTTTATTTTGTGATGAGCCGACTTCATCTTTAGATGAAGAAACGGCATACGAAATTCTAAAACTCATCAAAAATGTTCACGATGAGTTTAAACCAACAATCATTTTTGTATCTCACCAAATTGAAATGGTTAAGTTCATTTGTGATCGGGTACTTCTTCTTGAAGGTGGAAAGATTAAACGCCTAGAAGAAATCAAAAAGGCCAATAACTTAGAATTCAATTATGAAAAGAAGATTTGGGGTGATTCTAATGTTTAA
- a CDS encoding aldo/keto reductase encodes MYQANKDRYNKMIYRKLGKSGLKLPVLSFGLWQNFGEKNDYETCKEMILTAFDHGITHFDLANNYGPPPGHAEIVFGKILKEALMPYRDEIIISTKAGYRMWDGPYQDGGSRKYLISSLNQSLERMGIPYVDIFYHHRFDHETDMKETMIALRDIVLSGKALYVGLSNYNSEQLKRAHQMLDEMNVPYVITQPSYSMLNRWLEHDNLLQTQNEIGGGTICYSALQQGLLTNKYINDIPVDSRAKNPDSMWFSEKNITDEARAKLMKLDVIAKSRSQSIAQMALAWCLRDERMTSTLISTSKITQLHENLKTLENLTFTNEELQAIEEALK; translated from the coding sequence ATGTATCAAGCAAATAAAGATCGCTACAATAAAATGATCTATCGTAAATTAGGTAAATCTGGTTTAAAATTACCAGTTTTATCTTTCGGTTTATGGCAGAACTTCGGTGAAAAGAATGATTACGAAACCTGCAAAGAGATGATTCTAACTGCTTTTGATCATGGTATTACCCATTTTGATCTAGCAAACAACTACGGTCCGCCACCAGGACATGCTGAAATTGTTTTTGGTAAGATTTTAAAAGAGGCTTTAATGCCTTATCGAGATGAAATTATCATTTCTACTAAAGCTGGATATCGTATGTGGGATGGTCCTTATCAAGATGGTGGTTCAAGAAAATATTTAATTTCTTCTTTAAATCAATCACTTGAGAGAATGGGCATTCCTTATGTTGATATCTTCTATCATCACAGATTTGATCATGAAACTGATATGAAAGAAACAATGATTGCACTTCGTGATATTGTCTTATCTGGTAAAGCTTTATATGTTGGTTTATCAAACTATAACTCAGAACAATTAAAAAGAGCACATCAAATGTTAGATGAAATGAATGTACCTTATGTCATCACTCAACCAAGTTATTCGATGTTAAATCGTTGGTTGGAGCATGATAACCTTCTTCAAACTCAAAACGAAATTGGTGGAGGTACTATTTGTTATTCTGCACTTCAACAAGGTTTATTAACAAATAAGTATATTAATGATATTCCAGTAGATAGCAGAGCTAAAAACCCAGATTCCATGTGGTTTAGTGAAAAGAACATAACAGATGAAGCAAGAGCTAAACTTATGAAGTTAGATGTTATCGCAAAAAGTCGTAGTCAATCCATTGCACAAATGGCACTTGCATGGTGCTTAAGAGATGAAAGAATGACATCAACTCTAATATCAACATCTAAGATTACGCAATTACATGAAAATTTAAAGACATTAGAAAATTTAACTTTTACAAATGAAGAATTGCAAGCAATTGAGGAAGCTTTAAAGTAG
- the pepT gene encoding peptidase T yields MTRLTKRFIKYVKIDTQSNHDSSSVPSTEKQKDLSRVLLEELKGMGLEAFLDDLGYTYARIPSNIDKKVPAVGFIAHVDTSPDAPGKGVNPRIIEKYDGSLIKLNNEFSMEPNQYPSLKRVIGEDIIVTDGNTLLGADDKAGVAEIMELVERLTESKDIKHGDIYICFTPDEEIGRGADHFNYDWFKADFAYTADGSEVGGIEYENFNAAAAKLTFNGISIHPGNAKNKMINSQHLAIEFHSMLPKFLDPAITEGYEGFNHLTNFNGSVEQTVTKYIIRNHDMTLFRNQIKTFFDITEYMNKKYGYEAVKTDIHDSYLNMYEIIKQHPHIIDYAVKATKQAGVEPKFEAIRGGTDGARLTYGGLPTPNLGTGAFHFHGRLEFASINQMEKAVEIYTNIVKLIAE; encoded by the coding sequence ATGACAAGATTAACAAAACGCTTTATTAAATACGTAAAAATAGATACACAATCTAATCATGATTCATCTTCTGTACCTTCTACAGAGAAACAAAAAGACTTATCAAGAGTACTTTTAGAGGAATTAAAAGGTATGGGGCTTGAAGCATTTTTAGATGATTTAGGTTACACGTACGCGCGCATACCTTCTAATATAGATAAGAAAGTTCCAGCAGTTGGATTCATTGCACACGTTGATACTTCTCCTGATGCACCAGGTAAAGGTGTCAATCCAAGAATTATTGAGAAATACGATGGATCACTAATTAAACTGAATAATGAATTTAGTATGGAACCAAATCAATACCCATCGTTAAAAAGAGTCATCGGTGAAGATATCATTGTTACCGATGGTAATACGTTACTTGGTGCTGATGATAAAGCAGGTGTTGCTGAAATTATGGAATTAGTTGAAAGACTAACTGAAAGCAAAGATATTAAACATGGTGATATTTATATTTGCTTCACACCAGATGAAGAAATCGGTCGTGGTGCTGATCATTTCAACTATGATTGGTTTAAAGCTGACTTCGCCTATACTGCTGATGGTAGTGAGGTTGGTGGTATTGAATATGAAAACTTTAATGCTGCTGCAGCTAAATTAACATTCAATGGTATTTCTATCCATCCAGGTAATGCTAAAAATAAAATGATTAACTCTCAACATTTAGCAATTGAGTTCCATTCAATGTTACCTAAATTCTTAGACCCAGCAATCACTGAAGGTTATGAAGGATTTAATCACTTAACTAATTTCAATGGTTCAGTTGAACAAACTGTAACTAAATATATTATTCGTAACCACGATATGACACTTTTCAGAAATCAAATTAAGACTTTCTTTGATATCACTGAGTATATGAATAAAAAATATGGATATGAAGCTGTGAAAACTGATATTCATGATTCATACTTAAATATGTATGAAATTATCAAACAACATCCACACATTATCGATTATGCTGTAAAAGCAACTAAACAAGCAGGTGTTGAACCTAAATTTGAAGCAATCCGTGGTGGTACAGATGGTGCAAGACTTACTTATGGTGGTTTACCAACACCTAACTTAGGTACTGGTGCATTTCATTTCCATGGTAGATTAGAATTTGCAAGTATCAATCAAATGGAAAAAGCTGTTGAAATTTATACAAATATTGTTAAATTAATTGCTGAATAA
- a CDS encoding DUF2089 domain-containing protein: MKKLNPVITTCPVCEHDLHITHLECEHCNTKISGEFNFSKFNYLDQETLLFIELFVKNRGNIKAVEKEMNVSYPTVKRHLEEAIVALGYKVDEDDEDEEEDIVELKKSKLAEAQSRIAEAKAKKLEILDKIKGGQLKVEDAIEQIKKLKENK, from the coding sequence ATGAAAAAATTAAATCCAGTTATCACGACTTGCCCAGTATGTGAACATGACTTACACATTACACATTTAGAATGTGAACATTGTAACACTAAAATCTCAGGAGAGTTTAACTTCTCAAAGTTTAATTACTTAGATCAAGAAACACTCCTATTCATTGAACTGTTTGTAAAAAACAGAGGAAACATTAAAGCGGTAGAAAAAGAAATGAATGTTTCATATCCAACCGTTAAACGTCATCTAGAAGAAGCAATAGTTGCTTTAGGCTATAAAGTTGATGAAGATGATGAAGACGAAGAAGAAGACATTGTAGAACTAAAAAAAAGTAAACTCGCAGAAGCTCAATCTAGAATAGCTGAAGCAAAAGCAAAAAAATTAGAAATTCTAGACAAAATTAAAGGCGGACAACTCAAGGTTGAAGACGCCATTGAACAAATCAAAAAACTAAAGGAGAACAAATAA
- a CDS encoding SHOCT-like domain-containing protein, whose translation MSDTLKEERLAILELLKEGKINPDQAEALLSALGSSEPKQAPTPPTPPRESGKDQAFKMLRINVEGNGGEKVKVNIPLEFAKVLKKGKFGNFNLDEFDIDIDEILNMVQLGAAGEIVSVDSEDGEKVRIVIE comes from the coding sequence ATGTCAGATACTTTAAAAGAAGAAAGATTAGCAATCTTAGAATTATTAAAAGAGGGTAAAATCAACCCAGATCAAGCAGAAGCTTTACTTTCTGCATTAGGTTCAAGCGAACCAAAACAAGCACCAACACCACCAACTCCACCAAGAGAATCAGGTAAAGACCAAGCTTTCAAAATGTTAAGAATTAATGTTGAAGGTAATGGTGGTGAAAAAGTTAAAGTAAATATTCCACTAGAATTTGCAAAAGTTCTTAAAAAAGGAAAATTCGGTAACTTTAACTTAGATGAATTTGACATTGACATCGACGAGATCTTAAACATGGTACAACTTGGAGCAGCCGGTGAAATTGTTTCAGTTGACAGTGAAGATGGCGAAAAAGTCAGAATCGTTATTGAATAA
- a CDS encoding ABC transporter ATP-binding protein, with protein MEQTAKKKQGFLRTLIRQFKEFKRLDKKIVYLYMFLGIISTAIINLSGIYLTKLIIDGLTDYAPNELYYFIATLISTLIVFMFFRRWCDAKTEVIFIDVRIRQYLAFNKKFMEVDYPNMEDPNFQNKVQTSLTSLGGDGDGFQRTYTLTYRMLGLLTTVIATAVVVGLFNWLLILACLFTAVVSTYAVYLMAKFDYKQRDELSEKFRQEAYFYNTTYDFTFGKDIRLYQLQDTLEKEHSKSVKSLTNSIKKLAKFDFKASLLELIPLLLQDILAYALVLWSYFEGQLTIAELSMYLVAVGTLSTYLRQLGKGISDIRAGIRYVVDYYNFMDDQSFINYEGLLEPLTETFDIEFRNVSFKYPNTENWIIRNLSMKIEKGEKLAIVGANGAGKTTLVKLICGLFKPTEGQILINGVDATKFNKAKFQEMFSVVFQDIHVYAASVMENVIGMQDDETARERAKMALEAVGLKNKIESLPNQYDHQILKVIDPEGVDFSGGERQKLVIARALFKNGPVVILDEPTAALDALAEAKIYEEFNALAGNKTSIYVSHRLSSTKFCDHIALFDGQSLKEYGTHDELMAQKGIYHNMFVTQGKYYQPSVGGEEGYVQNVS; from the coding sequence ATGGAGCAAACCGCTAAAAAGAAGCAGGGTTTTTTAAGAACGCTTATAAGACAGTTCAAAGAATTTAAAAGACTCGACAAAAAAATTGTATATCTTTATATGTTCTTAGGCATCATCTCAACAGCTATCATCAATCTATCAGGCATATATTTAACTAAACTGATCATTGATGGCTTAACAGATTATGCACCAAATGAATTGTATTATTTCATTGCAACTTTAATATCTACATTAATTGTATTTATGTTCTTTAGAAGATGGTGTGATGCAAAAACAGAAGTTATCTTCATTGATGTTAGAATCAGACAATACTTAGCATTTAATAAAAAGTTTATGGAAGTAGATTATCCTAATATGGAAGATCCAAATTTCCAAAATAAAGTTCAAACATCACTCACATCATTAGGTGGTGACGGTGATGGTTTCCAAAGAACCTACACATTAACTTATCGTATGCTTGGTCTTCTAACAACTGTAATTGCAACAGCAGTAGTCGTTGGACTATTTAACTGGTTGCTAATCCTTGCATGTTTATTTACAGCAGTAGTTTCTACTTATGCAGTTTACTTAATGGCAAAATTTGATTATAAACAAAGAGATGAATTAAGTGAGAAGTTTAGACAAGAAGCTTACTTCTACAACACAACCTATGATTTCACATTTGGTAAAGATATTAGACTTTATCAATTACAAGATACTTTAGAAAAAGAACATTCAAAATCAGTTAAATCCTTAACTAACTCGATTAAGAAACTTGCAAAGTTCGATTTTAAAGCATCCTTATTAGAACTTATTCCATTATTATTACAAGATATTTTAGCTTATGCACTGGTCTTATGGTCATATTTCGAAGGACAACTTACCATTGCTGAATTATCTATGTATTTAGTTGCAGTTGGAACACTTTCAACATATCTACGTCAACTTGGTAAAGGTATCTCTGATATTAGAGCAGGTATCAGATATGTTGTTGACTACTATAACTTTATGGATGATCAATCATTTATTAATTATGAAGGTTTATTAGAACCATTAACTGAAACCTTTGATATTGAATTTAGAAATGTTTCATTTAAATATCCAAATACTGAAAATTGGATCATTAGAAACTTATCTATGAAGATTGAAAAAGGTGAAAAACTTGCTATCGTTGGAGCAAATGGAGCAGGTAAAACAACACTTGTTAAATTAATTTGTGGTCTCTTCAAACCAACCGAAGGACAAATCTTGATTAATGGTGTTGATGCAACTAAATTTAACAAAGCTAAGTTCCAAGAAATGTTCTCAGTTGTCTTCCAAGATATTCACGTATATGCAGCATCAGTGATGGAAAACGTGATTGGTATGCAAGATGACGAAACAGCTAGAGAACGTGCGAAGATGGCTTTAGAAGCCGTTGGATTAAAAAACAAAATTGAAAGTTTACCAAACCAATATGATCATCAAATCCTAAAGGTTATTGATCCTGAAGGTGTTGATTTCTCAGGTGGCGAACGTCAAAAATTAGTAATCGCAAGAGCACTATTCAAGAATGGACCTGTAGTCATTCTAGATGAACCAACTGCTGCACTTGATGCATTAGCAGAAGCTAAAATTTATGAAGAATTTAATGCTCTTGCAGGAAACAAAACTTCAATTTATGTTTCACATCGTTTATCATCAACTAAATTCTGTGATCACATTGCATTATTTGATGGTCAATCATTAAAAGAATATGGTACCCATGATGAGTTGATGGCACAAAAGGGGATTTATCACAATATGTTTGTAACACAAGGTAAGTATTATCAGCCAAGTGTAGGAGGAGAAGAAGGATATGTTCAAAACGTTAGCTAA
- a CDS encoding ABC transporter ATP-binding protein, whose product MFKTLAKFIVLTFKKKPSFYFLSVLQALIGAARLYIGVYAVKWVIDLVATSQFEEVFRFSLIVVAIQFAMTIVTKVLDQVIRVTTFNLRYLLNQHVTARIMKFEYEKLEDPFYLDLRERAKFAIDNQGVIYQLLNYVTIFISSFISIATLGLVLFMFDAWMIVALLVALILHIVIYNMSNSFQITLTETMMPINRKAGYYLNSLLNVENQKDFRFTNMNKLIHHKTSGFINETTSHISKISLGMSKYEFASDVVNNVLMGFTYIYIAMKAVAKLIPISDFILYTGTTIQLSEQLATVVGNVANLKRNVEWIKPYFTLLAVPLQDELHTGKLPLSAIDTIEFDNVSFKYPKTEQMILKHISFKVNRGEKISVVGLNGAGKTTLVKLLSRFYQPTEGQILINGININAYEYNSYVQKMAAVFQDFKIFSYSIAKNITGNDQDLEGALDAANKVSLSKKLASLKDGIHSNYGKSLYQDGIELSGGEGQKIAIARALYKNSDLIILDEPTAALDPLAEAEIYEHFNDLVKEKTALYISHRMSSSVFCDKVLVINNGEIEDYDKHTNLMKKTNSLYYELFTTQAKNYQS is encoded by the coding sequence ATGTTCAAAACGTTAGCTAAATTCATCGTATTAACATTTAAGAAGAAACCTTCATTCTACTTCTTATCTGTCTTACAAGCATTAATTGGAGCAGCTAGACTCTATATCGGTGTCTATGCTGTTAAATGGGTGATTGACTTAGTAGCAACCAGCCAATTTGAAGAAGTATTTAGATTCTCACTTATTGTCGTTGCAATTCAATTTGCAATGACTATAGTAACAAAAGTTTTAGATCAAGTGATCCGTGTAACAACATTTAATTTAAGATATTTACTTAATCAACATGTCACTGCACGCATCATGAAATTTGAATATGAAAAACTGGAGGATCCATTCTATCTAGATTTAAGAGAACGTGCAAAGTTTGCAATTGATAACCAAGGTGTTATTTACCAACTTTTAAACTATGTTACAATCTTTATTTCAAGTTTCATTTCAATTGCAACACTTGGTTTAGTCTTATTTATGTTTGACGCATGGATGATCGTAGCACTACTTGTAGCACTTATCCTACACATCGTGATTTACAATATGTCAAACTCATTCCAAATCACATTAACTGAAACAATGATGCCAATCAATCGTAAAGCTGGATATTATTTAAACTCATTATTAAATGTTGAAAATCAAAAAGATTTCCGCTTTACAAATATGAACAAATTGATTCACCATAAGACATCTGGCTTTATTAATGAAACAACAAGCCATATTAGTAAGATTTCTTTAGGTATGAGTAAATATGAATTTGCATCAGATGTTGTCAACAATGTACTCATGGGATTCACTTATATTTATATTGCAATGAAAGCCGTGGCTAAGTTAATTCCAATTTCTGATTTCATATTATATACAGGAACTACAATTCAACTCAGTGAACAACTTGCAACTGTTGTTGGAAATGTAGCTAATTTAAAACGTAATGTTGAATGGATTAAGCCATACTTCACATTACTTGCAGTACCACTACAAGATGAGCTTCATACCGGGAAGCTACCACTCTCCGCAATTGATACCATTGAATTTGATAATGTGTCATTCAAATATCCAAAAACTGAACAAATGATTTTAAAACATATTAGTTTTAAAGTTAATCGTGGTGAAAAAATCTCAGTTGTTGGATTAAATGGCGCAGGTAAGACAACTTTAGTTAAATTACTCTCCAGATTTTATCAACCAACAGAAGGCCAAATCTTAATCAATGGTATCAATATTAATGCGTATGAATATAACAGTTATGTTCAAAAAATGGCTGCTGTATTCCAAGACTTCAAAATATTCTCATATTCAATTGCTAAGAATATTACCGGTAATGATCAAGACCTTGAAGGGGCACTCGATGCAGCGAACAAAGTCTCTCTCTCTAAAAAACTCGCTTCGCTTAAAGATGGCATCCATTCTAACTACGGTAAGAGTTTATACCAAGATGGTATTGAACTCTCCGGTGGTGAGGGTCAAAAAATAGCAATTGCCCGTGCACTCTACAAGAATTCAGACTTAATTATTCTAGATGAACCAACTGCAGCACTTGATCCTTTAGCAGAAGCAGAAATTTATGAACACTTCAATGATTTAGTCAAAGAAAAAACTGCACTTTATATTTCACACCGCATGAGTTCATCTGTTTTTTGTGATAAAGTTCTTGTTATTAACAATGGTGAAATCGAAGATTATGATAAACACACAAACTTAATGAAAAAGACAAACTCACTCTATTACGAATTATTTACAACTCAAGCAAAAAATTATCAATCATAA